One part of the Suncus etruscus isolate mSunEtr1 chromosome 2, mSunEtr1.pri.cur, whole genome shotgun sequence genome encodes these proteins:
- the LOC126001300 gene encoding 40S ribosomal protein S23-like, which translates to MGKCRGLCTARKLRSHRRDQKWHDKQYKKAHLGTALKANPFGGASHAKGIVLEKVGVEAKQPNSAIRTCVRVQLIKNGKKITAFVPNDGCLNFIEENDEVLVAGFGCKGHAVGDIPGVRFKVVKVANVSLLALYKGKKERPRS; encoded by the coding sequence ATGGGTAAGTGCCGCGGTCTTTGTACGGCTCGCAAGCTCCGCAGCCACCGGCGAGATCAGAAATGGCACGACAAGCAATACAAGAAAGCGCATTTGGGCACAGCCCTGAAGGCCAATCCTTTCGGTGGTGCTTCCCATGCCAAAGGAATCGTGCTGGAGAAAGTTGGTGTTGAGGCCAAACAGCCAAATTCTGCTATTAGGACATGTGTCCGTGTTCAGCTGATTAAGAACGGCAAGAAAATCACAGCTTTTGTACCAAATGATGGTTGCttgaattttattgaggaaaatgATGAAGTTCTGGTTGCTGGATTTGGTTGCAAAGGGCATGCTGTTGGTGACATTCCTGGAGTCCGCTTTAAGGTTGTCAAAGTAGCCAATGTCTCTCTCCTGGCCTTATATAAAGGCAAGAAGGAAAGACCAAGATCATAA